The following are encoded together in the Dehalococcoidales bacterium genome:
- a CDS encoding terpene cyclase/mutase family protein, with amino-acid sequence MYARKTRLISICLILTISLVLSSCSSGYPFKGTDKPIKKALSYLSEMQATDGSIGSYSDTAWAVMALAACGKNPARFGSPSPIDFLKQNNHQLLDSYNITADLARNVLAIVASGQSPRSFGEGNNVVPGGDFIDALVKLHDGTQFGEKDSINEDFWALIALIGAGYSPDDEIITATTSYLLENQGDDNGWSWAIPHNEWYYESDPDNTAAAIMALIKAGINPNDERIQKALAAIETMQGVNGGYVSYGVENTSSTAWVMSALATLDITASLTGEDDANPVTYILSMQSEDGSFMFASPLPEGYLAMPEKTTADSIIALAGCGYPVERTSNNSWWLWLILTVLIASMITFLYINTRRRWK; translated from the coding sequence ATGTACGCGCGCAAAACACGATTAATATCTATATGTCTGATTCTAACCATTTCTTTAGTGCTTTCTTCATGTTCGAGCGGGTACCCATTCAAAGGCACAGATAAGCCAATTAAGAAGGCTTTGTCATATTTATCAGAGATGCAAGCTACCGATGGCAGTATTGGCAGTTATTCTGACACAGCATGGGCAGTGATGGCTCTGGCCGCTTGTGGTAAGAATCCAGCCCGATTTGGTTCCCCCTCACCCATTGATTTTCTAAAACAAAACAACCACCAACTGTTGGATTCTTACAATATAACCGCAGATCTGGCTAGAAATGTATTAGCGATAGTAGCTTCAGGGCAGTCACCTCGTTCATTTGGGGAAGGGAACAATGTTGTACCAGGTGGGGATTTCATAGATGCCCTGGTTAAATTGCATGACGGAACTCAATTTGGAGAAAAAGATAGTATTAACGAGGATTTTTGGGCATTAATCGCATTGATAGGTGCAGGTTATTCACCTGATGATGAAATCATTACCGCTACTACTTCATATCTCTTAGAAAACCAGGGAGACGATAATGGTTGGTCATGGGCAATACCTCATAATGAGTGGTATTACGAAAGTGATCCGGATAACACTGCCGCAGCAATTATGGCGCTCATAAAAGCAGGTATTAATCCGAATGATGAACGTATCCAGAAGGCGCTTGCAGCCATTGAAACTATGCAGGGAGTAAATGGAGGATACGTATCTTATGGTGTTGAAAACACCAGTTCTACTGCTTGGGTTATGAGTGCTCTGGCTACTCTGGATATAACTGCTTCACTCACCGGTGAGGATGATGCTAATCCGGTGACATATATCCTTAGCATGCAGAGCGAAGATGGTTCTTTTATGTTTGCTTCTCCTTTGCCGGAGGGATATTTGGCCATGCCTGAAAAAACTACTGCTGATTCAATCATAGCCTTGGCAGGTTGTGGTTATCCTGTGGAAAGGACCAGCAACAATAGCTGGTGGTTATGGCTGATACTCACTGTGCTAATAGCATCTATGATTACTTTTCTATACATCAATACCAGAAGGCGATGGAAATAA
- a CDS encoding DUF4430 domain-containing protein: MEIKKSTIVSLLFILAVVFNGCTGQLSSTPVTNSAAQSTQITAQLIVSENFGRNVIFDNEVIVREGTNCLELLSQKLDVKTAYGGGFVTSIQGIASGYLKHPVERKDWFLYINGILSNAGGLAYRIRDGDTIHWYYRDWSFRPSASAIISDFPSSLKYGYGGINVPLTIWYEVGWHNEAHELQQALIAMGIKKIFMCESSQITISEKQTHHLIVIGSDLFDPIREINDNWSRLGLFCRFNKDVLEIYDSNGNCIHEETSGTGLIYTIQNPFNPTGTGSCQNTCWVISGTDKDSISGALDTLMYNWQSFKYFTGAVVNAKGVQPLP, translated from the coding sequence ATGGAAATAAAAAAATCTACTATTGTAAGTTTATTATTTATACTCGCTGTTGTATTTAACGGTTGCACAGGTCAACTCTCATCAACCCCAGTAACGAACTCTGCAGCGCAAAGTACCCAGATAACTGCCCAACTCATAGTCAGTGAAAATTTTGGTAGGAATGTTATTTTTGATAATGAAGTCATTGTCCGAGAAGGGACAAACTGCCTTGAATTATTGTCTCAAAAACTTGATGTTAAAACTGCGTATGGTGGAGGATTTGTAACGTCCATACAAGGGATCGCAAGTGGTTATCTTAAACACCCAGTTGAAAGAAAGGACTGGTTCTTATATATCAATGGAATTTTATCTAACGCCGGAGGGCTTGCTTATCGCATAAGAGATGGTGATACCATTCATTGGTACTATCGTGATTGGAGTTTTCGGCCTTCGGCTAGCGCAATTATTAGCGATTTCCCCAGTTCTTTAAAATACGGATACGGAGGCATAAATGTACCTTTAACGATTTGGTATGAGGTTGGCTGGCACAACGAGGCGCATGAATTACAGCAAGCTCTTATCGCTATGGGTATTAAGAAAATATTTATGTGCGAATCCAGTCAAATAACCATAAGCGAAAAACAGACGCATCACTTGATTGTTATTGGCTCAGATTTATTTGATCCCATACGCGAAATAAATGATAACTGGAGCCGGCTTGGGTTGTTTTGCAGATTCAACAAAGACGTTCTGGAGATATACGATTCAAACGGAAATTGTATCCACGAAGAGACTTCCGGAACAGGACTAATTTATACAATACAAAATCCTTTTAACCCCACAGGTACGGGCTCATGTCAAAACACTTGTTGGGTTATTTCCGGCACAGATAAAGACTCGATCTCTGGCGCACTGGACACATTAATGTATAATTGGCAGTCTTTTAAATATTTTACAGGAGCCGTTGTCAACGCGAAAGGTGTGCAACCTTTACCATAA